The Ictidomys tridecemlineatus isolate mIctTri1 chromosome 6, mIctTri1.hap1, whole genome shotgun sequence genome includes a region encoding these proteins:
- the LOC144378346 gene encoding olfactory receptor 6C75-like: MRNHTVVTNFIIVGLTEDPNWEIAIFLFLLLTYLLSTTGNLLIILLTLLDPHLKTPMYFFLRNFSFLEITLTTACIPRYLVSIVTKEKTISRDACLAQALFAIFIGITQFFLLAAMSYDRYVAICKPLHYATIMSSRVRHLLVAACWIAAGVAITPGAIVSLTIEFCDGNVIEHFICDYFPILKLSCTDTKDIEFSNFILAIITLLNTLALVLFSYIKIITTVLKIPSAQERKKAFSTCSSHLIVVSISYGSCIFMYIKPSAEESISLNKGVSVLTVSVAPVLNPFIYSLRNKQVIQALRDLAKRCTFTTLK; this comes from the coding sequence ATGAGGAACCACACAGTAGTGACAAACTTCATTATTGTAGGACTGACAGAGGACCCAAATTGGGAAAttgcaattttcctttttctacttctaACATACCTTTTGAGTACTACAGGAAATCTTCTTATCATCCTTCTGACCTTGCTGGATCCCCACCTCAAAACGCCCATGtattttttcctaagaaatttttccttcttagaaATCACACTGACAACTGCCTGCATCCCTAGATACCTGGTCAGCATAGTCACTAAGGAAAAGACTATTTCCCGTGATGCTTGCTTGGCACAGGCACTTTTTGCCATTTTCATAGGTATAACACAGTTTTTCCTGTTGGCAGCCAtgtcctatgaccgctatgtggccatctgcaaacccCTTCATTATGCAACCATTATGAGCAGCAGAGTGAGGCACCTGCTGGTTGCTGCCTGTTGGATAGCTGCTGGGGTAGCGATCACCCCTGGAGCTATAGTGAGTCTGACCATAGAATTCTGTGATGGCAATgttattgaacattttatttgtgactacttTCCTATCCTGAAACTCTCCTGCACAGACACCAAGGACATAgaattctcaaattttattttagccattatCACCCTCTTGAATACACTGGCTCTGGTATTGTTCTCTTATATCAAAATCATAACAACTGTTCTGAAGATCCCTTCTGCCCAGGAGAGAAAGAAGGCTTTTTCCACCTGTTCCTCCCACCTGATTGTGGTCTCCATCTCTTATGGcagttgtatttttatgtatatcaAACCTTCTGCAGAGGAAAGTATATCTTTAAACAAGGGGGTGTCAGTGCTCACTGTTTCCGTTGCACCTGTACTAAATCCTTTCATTTATTCCCTAAGAAATAAGCAAGTGATACAAGCCCTGAGGGATCTAGCAAAAAGATGTACCTTTACAACTTTGAAATAA